Proteins from one Camelina sativa cultivar DH55 chromosome 8, Cs, whole genome shotgun sequence genomic window:
- the LOC104709080 gene encoding uncharacterized protein LOC104709080 has product MATTMKKIFLFVLLVITTFTVLFGSCSATVYTVGDSAGWIAKEGLYYEWAKEKVFYVGDSLVFKYDPYVNDVTQVWGALELEFCESSSPKAVYNTGHDVVTFTEPGDHYFISSNQAQCVLGQRLDVLVVHDPSRPIPPPPPSKILPSGEIYKVGDSNAWSVPEESDYYNKWSQDKLFHVGDSLLFLYDNEVNDVLEITGDLEFITCDPTSRVAVHKTGHDLVTLTKPGVHYFISSETGHCAAGLKLRVVVGPLPKPVTFTNFPKKMDLSAMHRLTEWLNTFIPQPHH; this is encoded by the coding sequence ATGGCCACAACAATGAAGAAGATCTTCCTCTTTGTGCTGCTGGTGATAACAACCTTCACGGTTCTCTTTGGCTCTTGTTCGGCTACTGTCTACACCGTAGGGGACTCGGCTGGATGGATTGCGAAAGAAGGCTTGTATTACGAATGGGCCAAGGAAAAGGTGTTTTACGTAGGAGACTCTTTGGTCTTCAAATACGATCCCTACGTCAACGACGTTACTCAAGTTTGGGGCGCTTTAGAATTAGAATTCTGCGAGAGTTCTTCTCCTAAAGCCGTCTACAATACAGGACATGATGTGGTAACCTTCACGGAACCCGGAGATCACTACTTCATCAGCTCAAATCAAGCTCAATGCGTACTTGGACAGAGGCTCGACGTCCTTGTTGTTCATGACCCGTCACGTCCtattcctccaccaccaccgagcaAGATCCTTCCTTCTGGCGAAATCTACAAGGTCGGTGACTCTAACGCATGGAGCGTTCCTGAAGAGAGCGACTACTATAACAAGTGGAGTCAGGATAAACTGTTTCATGTAGGAGATAGTCTACTTTTCTTATACGACAACGAAGTAAACGACGTCTTAGAGATTACCGGTGACCTTGAATTCATAACCTGCGACCCGACTTCTCGCGTAGCCGTGCACAAGACGGGCCATGATCTCGTTACGCTCACCAAACCAGGAGTTCACTATTTCATTAGCTCAGAGACGGGTCACTGCGCGGCTGGGCTTAAGCTTCGAGTTGTGGTCGGACCATTACCCAAACCCGTTACTTTCACCAATTTTCCCAAGAAGATGGATTTGTCAGCTATGCACCGCCTCACAGAGTGGTTAAACACTTTCATACCCCAGCCCCATCACTAA